In Actinoplanes derwentensis, the following proteins share a genomic window:
- a CDS encoding nucleotide sugar dehydrogenase, translated as MRVVIAGQGYVGLPLAVRAAEVGHTVVGFDVDDERIKRLAAGESYVDDVSAEDLRTVLASGSFHPSSDPRSCAGFDVAVIAVPTPLREGTPDLSYIEESARLLARYLRPGATVALESTTYPGTTTELVGPLLEEGSGLIAGVDFHLGYSPERIDPGNREFNLVTTPKVVSGINPSSLAMVQAFYASVVDRTVPVADTKVAELAKLLENTFRHVNIALVNELAVYAHDLGIDVWEAIDAASSKPFGYMRFVPGPGVGGHCLPIDPSYLSWRVQRTLGQSFRFVELANDINNHMPDYVVRRLVTALNKRRKAVNGSTILLLGLAYKKNTGDARESPARRVASLLLEMGAEVRAADPHVVEDAHVDSRVEMVALTAEQAAAADAVVLLADHDDFDLDLVLQHAPYVLDTRRRLTGANVESL; from the coding sequence ATGCGGGTCGTCATCGCCGGTCAAGGCTACGTGGGGCTGCCGCTCGCGGTCCGCGCCGCCGAGGTCGGGCACACCGTCGTCGGCTTCGACGTCGACGACGAACGGATCAAACGGCTCGCCGCCGGGGAGTCGTACGTCGACGACGTCTCCGCCGAGGACCTGCGGACGGTCCTCGCGAGCGGCTCCTTCCATCCGTCGTCCGACCCGCGGTCCTGCGCCGGTTTCGACGTCGCGGTGATCGCCGTCCCGACACCGCTGCGCGAGGGCACCCCGGACCTCAGCTACATCGAGGAGTCGGCCCGGCTGCTGGCCCGCTACCTGCGGCCCGGCGCGACCGTCGCACTGGAGTCGACCACCTACCCGGGGACCACGACCGAGCTGGTCGGGCCGTTGCTGGAGGAGGGCTCCGGGCTGATCGCCGGGGTCGACTTCCACCTCGGGTACAGCCCCGAGCGCATCGACCCCGGCAACCGCGAGTTCAACCTGGTCACCACACCCAAGGTGGTGTCCGGCATCAACCCGTCGTCGCTGGCCATGGTGCAGGCGTTCTACGCGTCGGTCGTCGACCGGACCGTCCCGGTCGCCGACACCAAGGTCGCCGAGCTGGCCAAACTGCTGGAGAACACCTTCCGGCACGTCAACATCGCGCTGGTCAACGAACTCGCGGTGTACGCCCACGACCTAGGCATCGACGTCTGGGAGGCCATTGACGCGGCGTCGTCCAAACCGTTCGGCTACATGCGGTTCGTGCCCGGCCCCGGCGTCGGCGGCCACTGCCTGCCGATCGATCCGTCCTACCTGTCGTGGCGGGTGCAGCGGACCCTCGGGCAGAGCTTCCGCTTCGTCGAACTGGCCAACGACATCAACAACCACATGCCCGACTATGTCGTACGGCGCCTCGTGACCGCCCTCAACAAACGCCGCAAAGCCGTCAACGGGTCGACGATCCTGCTGCTCGGGCTGGCGTACAAGAAGAACACCGGCGACGCCCGCGAATCACCCGCCCGCCGGGTCGCGTCCCTGCTGCTGGAGATGGGCGCGGAGGTCCGGGCCGCCGATCCGCACGTGGTCGAGGACGCCCACGTCGACAGCCGGGTCGAGATGGTCGCGCTCACCGCCGAGCAGGCCGCCGCCGCCGACGCCGTCGTGCTCCTCGCCGACCACGACGACTTCGATCTGGACCTGGTCCTGCAGCACGCGCCGTACGTGCTGGACACCCGGCGCCGCCTGACCGGCGCGAACGTCGAATCACTGTAA
- a CDS encoding nucleoside-diphosphate sugar epimerase/dehydratase: protein MQVRRRASGDSSADATPGEWRGPGPHPVAWYRKALPGRAARAVTDAVALASALLIATLLRHDGHIGEVDFTGLVVLSAAAAVVQTAAGIHFGLYTGRWSYGCFEEIAALARTAAVTTPALFLLDTLMGRLVPRSAIIAAGLIALVFTAGVRYTVRLLHDNRLRPSPEHGTRVVVMGAGEGATQVLRAMLRSPQSPYVPVALLDDDPAKRTFRVMGVPVSGTRDDMADVVRRYRAEAVVIAIPSASAELIRALTEMAQPLNVDLKVVPPVVELFGRTVRVEDIRPVSHADLLGRREVGIDLEAVAGYLEGRRVLVTGAGGSIGSELCRQLARFNPAQLVMLDRDESGLHAVQLSLDGRGQLDDRNLVVADIRDLQRLDEVFAEHKPHVVFHAAALKHLPLLEMHPSEALKTNIIGTYQILQAAMKHNVDRLVNISTDKAADPCSVLGYSKRITERLTAAADATATGTYCSVRFGNVLGSRGSVLTAFTAQVAAGGPITVTHPDVTRYFMTVQEAVRLVIQAGALESKGEVLILDMGEPVRIADVAKRIADAADQHIQIVYTGLRPAEKLAEVLLGPDEPDHRPNHPLISQAPVPPLDGAVLSLLDASAQRDELIAVLHWLSESPALPKKPHPVITGKQRRSPENVVPGPRS from the coding sequence ATGCAGGTACGGCGACGAGCGTCCGGCGATTCCAGCGCCGACGCGACTCCCGGTGAGTGGCGTGGCCCGGGACCACATCCGGTCGCGTGGTACCGCAAGGCCCTGCCGGGCCGGGCGGCACGAGCGGTCACCGACGCGGTGGCACTGGCCAGCGCGCTGCTGATCGCGACACTGCTGCGACACGACGGCCACATCGGTGAGGTCGACTTCACCGGCCTGGTCGTGCTCTCCGCGGCCGCCGCGGTCGTGCAGACCGCGGCCGGCATCCATTTCGGGCTCTACACGGGCCGCTGGTCGTACGGCTGCTTCGAGGAGATCGCCGCCCTGGCCCGGACCGCCGCCGTCACCACACCGGCGCTGTTCCTGCTGGACACCCTGATGGGCCGGCTCGTGCCCCGGTCGGCGATCATCGCCGCCGGGCTGATCGCGCTGGTGTTCACCGCCGGCGTCCGCTACACCGTGCGGCTGCTGCACGACAACCGGCTGCGGCCGTCACCCGAGCACGGCACCCGGGTCGTCGTGATGGGCGCCGGCGAAGGCGCCACCCAGGTGCTGCGGGCGATGCTCCGCAGCCCGCAGAGCCCGTACGTGCCGGTCGCCCTGCTCGACGACGACCCGGCCAAGCGCACCTTCCGGGTGATGGGCGTGCCGGTGTCCGGCACCCGCGACGACATGGCCGACGTGGTCCGCCGGTACCGCGCCGAAGCCGTGGTCATCGCGATCCCCAGCGCCAGCGCCGAGCTGATCCGGGCACTCACCGAGATGGCCCAGCCGCTCAACGTGGACCTCAAGGTCGTCCCGCCGGTGGTCGAACTGTTCGGCCGCACCGTGCGGGTCGAGGACATCCGGCCGGTCAGCCACGCCGACCTGCTCGGCCGCCGTGAGGTCGGCATCGACCTGGAAGCGGTCGCCGGATACCTGGAGGGACGCCGGGTGCTGGTCACCGGCGCGGGCGGCTCGATCGGCTCGGAACTGTGCCGTCAGCTGGCCCGGTTCAACCCGGCCCAGCTGGTGATGCTGGACCGGGACGAGTCGGGGCTGCACGCCGTACAGCTGTCGCTCGATGGTCGTGGGCAGTTGGACGACCGCAATCTGGTCGTCGCCGACATCCGTGACCTGCAGCGCCTGGACGAGGTCTTCGCCGAGCACAAACCGCACGTGGTGTTCCACGCCGCCGCCCTCAAGCACCTGCCGCTGCTGGAGATGCACCCGTCCGAGGCGCTGAAGACCAACATCATCGGTACGTACCAGATCCTGCAGGCCGCGATGAAACACAACGTCGATCGCCTGGTGAACATCTCCACCGACAAGGCCGCCGACCCGTGCAGCGTCCTCGGCTACTCCAAGCGGATCACCGAACGGCTGACCGCCGCCGCCGACGCCACCGCGACCGGCACCTACTGCAGCGTCCGCTTCGGCAACGTGCTCGGCTCCCGCGGTTCGGTGCTCACCGCCTTCACCGCGCAGGTCGCGGCCGGTGGCCCGATCACCGTCACACACCCGGACGTGACCCGCTACTTCATGACCGTCCAGGAGGCGGTGCGGCTGGTCATCCAGGCCGGCGCGCTGGAGAGCAAGGGTGAGGTGCTGATCCTCGACATGGGCGAGCCGGTCCGGATCGCCGACGTGGCCAAGCGCATCGCCGACGCCGCCGACCAGCACATCCAGATCGTCTACACCGGACTGCGCCCGGCCGAGAAACTCGCCGAGGTGCTGCTCGGGCCGGACGAGCCGGACCACCGGCCGAACCACCCGCTGATCTCGCAGGCCCCGGTACCGCCGCTGGACGGTGCCGTGCTGTCCCTGCTCGACGCGTCCGCGCAGCGCGACGAACTGATCGCCGTCCTGCACTGGCTGTCGGAGAGCCCCGCCCTGCCGAAGAAGCCGCACCCGGTCATCACCGGCAAACAGCGCCGCTCGCCGGAGAACGTCGTACCCGGCCCGCGCTCGTGA
- a CDS encoding glycosyltransferase yields MRVLHVISTLEPQAGHQLRSLVRRLPYDNEIVALSPGGLAPEQVPVHRIIGVRDHDTAVVRHLRQLMRAGRYDLVHTHLYQANVQGRVAARLAGVPHVVATEHHLGAVTRPLYLATERLGQITIAGSAAIADRLRGWGVPQRRITTIPKAIDPAEYRFDAALRGTTRARLGVAPGVPLVGGVGRFEPDKRFDLLIRAIAEVPDAVLLLVGDGPSRAALERLAVIEGVAGRVLFAGAVAHPHAMYCAMDVFASPGQTSFGLAALEAVTAGLPAVYGSCVPLAERAAARAPVPGTHRLSQDRESLPRALRAELLCLAERGGTRLPGRSAGARYDADHLASAVGSLYERISARPGRRFIAPLLAYRGRFGRKNSFPLPGSSVRNA; encoded by the coding sequence ATGAGGGTGCTGCACGTCATCAGCACGCTGGAGCCGCAGGCCGGACACCAGTTGCGGTCACTGGTGCGCCGCCTGCCGTACGACAACGAGATCGTCGCGTTGTCACCCGGTGGCCTCGCCCCGGAACAGGTCCCGGTGCACCGGATCATCGGAGTGCGCGACCACGACACCGCGGTCGTCCGGCACCTGCGGCAACTGATGCGCGCCGGCCGCTACGACCTGGTGCACACCCACCTCTACCAGGCGAACGTGCAGGGCCGGGTCGCCGCCCGGCTGGCCGGGGTGCCGCACGTGGTCGCCACCGAACACCACCTCGGCGCCGTCACCCGCCCGCTCTACCTGGCCACCGAACGCCTCGGCCAGATCACCATCGCCGGGTCCGCCGCGATCGCCGACCGGCTGCGCGGCTGGGGCGTGCCGCAGCGGCGGATCACCACGATCCCGAAAGCGATCGACCCCGCCGAGTACCGCTTCGATGCGGCGTTGCGCGGCACCACCCGGGCCCGGCTCGGCGTCGCCCCGGGTGTCCCGCTGGTCGGCGGTGTCGGCCGGTTCGAGCCGGACAAGCGGTTCGACCTGCTGATCCGGGCGATCGCCGAAGTTCCCGACGCGGTCCTGCTGCTGGTCGGCGACGGGCCGTCGCGCGCCGCCCTGGAACGGCTCGCGGTCATCGAGGGTGTCGCCGGGCGGGTGCTGTTCGCCGGGGCGGTCGCCCATCCGCACGCGATGTACTGCGCCATGGACGTGTTCGCCTCACCCGGCCAGACGTCGTTCGGGCTGGCCGCCCTGGAAGCGGTCACCGCCGGGCTGCCCGCGGTCTACGGGTCGTGCGTCCCGCTGGCGGAACGGGCCGCCGCGCGGGCCCCGGTCCCGGGCACCCACCGGCTGTCCCAGGACCGGGAATCGCTGCCCCGGGCCCTGCGCGCGGAGCTGCTGTGCCTGGCCGAGCGGGGCGGCACGCGGTTACCGGGCCGATCGGCGGGGGCACGGTACGACGCCGACCACCTGGCCTCGGCGGTCGGCAGCCTCTACGAGCGGATCTCGGCCCGGCCCGGACGGCGGTTCATCGCACCGCTGCTGGCGTACCGTGGCCGGTTCGGGCGAAAGAACAGCTTTCCACTGCCCGGCTCAAGCGTTCGGAACGCATGA
- a CDS encoding VanZ family protein has protein sequence MPSHQIDVPALPVLLPLGVILMIVVGVLLHRRGRLSTPRLLAGWCAGWYGVAVLGATLLPMHLGWGDGAGGPDLYRLILIPVLEMRPLDFLLNTVMTMPLATVLHVVFGVRSERRVVWTGFLLSLAIESTQLTLLLTLDGNRWADVNDLMSNTLGAWLGYLLLRRFMRSERLSRAVESCSFARTGHGTPAAVR, from the coding sequence ATGCCGAGTCACCAGATCGATGTCCCCGCGCTGCCCGTGCTGTTGCCGCTGGGCGTCATCCTGATGATCGTCGTCGGGGTGCTGCTGCACCGGAGGGGCCGGTTGAGCACGCCGCGGCTGCTGGCCGGCTGGTGTGCCGGGTGGTACGGGGTCGCCGTCCTCGGCGCGACCCTGCTCCCGATGCATCTGGGCTGGGGTGACGGCGCCGGCGGCCCGGACCTCTACCGGCTGATCCTGATTCCGGTGCTGGAGATGCGGCCGCTCGACTTCCTGCTCAACACGGTCATGACGATGCCGCTGGCCACGGTGCTGCACGTGGTGTTCGGGGTGCGGTCCGAGCGCCGGGTGGTGTGGACCGGGTTCCTGCTGAGTCTGGCCATCGAGTCGACCCAGCTGACCCTGCTGCTCACCCTGGACGGCAACCGCTGGGCGGACGTGAACGATCTGATGTCGAACACTCTCGGGGCCTGGCTGGGCTATCTGCTGCTGCGGCGGTTCATGCGTTCCGAACGCTTGAGCCGGGCAGTGGAAAGCTGTTCTTTCGCCCGAACCGGCCACGGTACGCCAGCAGCGGTGCGATGA
- a CDS encoding response regulator transcription factor, translated as MIRVVVVRDEGYFGVPVRAFLETAPDMHYVDTLPIGGDLAQRAAQLWPSVVVIDTQYMVSQVLPIADELHSAIPSCSMLLLCDPSKRGMLPPRRWNGGLNFLIKDTSPASLADAVRRLARGERVVSPMLQAASLNTDRGLSTRELEVLGLAAEGESVKEIAGRLYLSGGTVRNYLSAIISKTGARNRLDAIRIARKQGWLR; from the coding sequence ATGATCCGGGTCGTCGTGGTCAGAGACGAGGGGTACTTCGGTGTCCCGGTGCGAGCGTTCCTCGAGACCGCACCGGACATGCATTACGTCGACACTCTGCCGATCGGCGGCGACCTGGCGCAGCGTGCCGCGCAGTTGTGGCCGTCGGTCGTGGTGATCGACACGCAGTACATGGTCAGCCAGGTCCTGCCGATAGCCGACGAATTACACTCGGCGATCCCGTCGTGTTCGATGCTGCTGCTCTGCGACCCGTCCAAACGCGGCATGCTCCCGCCCCGGCGGTGGAACGGCGGGCTGAACTTCCTGATCAAGGACACGTCCCCGGCTTCGCTGGCGGATGCGGTGCGGCGCCTGGCGCGGGGCGAGCGGGTGGTGTCGCCGATGCTGCAGGCCGCCTCACTCAACACCGACCGAGGGCTGAGCACCCGCGAGCTGGAGGTGCTGGGCCTGGCCGCCGAGGGCGAGTCGGTGAAGGAGATCGCCGGTCGGCTTTACCTCTCCGGCGGAACGGTCCGCAACTACCTCTCCGCGATCATTTCGAAGACCGGTGCGCGTAACCGGCTCGATGCCATTCGTATCGCCCGAAAGCAGGGTTGGCTGCGTTGA